A genomic region of Trifolium pratense cultivar HEN17-A07 linkage group LG3, ARS_RC_1.1, whole genome shotgun sequence contains the following coding sequences:
- the LOC123915992 gene encoding SUMO-activating enzyme subunit 1A-like isoform X2 has translation MDGDGEELTAQETALYDRQIRVWGADAQRRLSKAHVLVYGMKGTIAEFCKNIVLAGVGSLTLIDDRLVTEEALSVNFLIPPDENVYSGKTIAQLCCDSLKDFNPMVRVFVEKGDLSSFDVEFFGKFDVVVVSCSSRSAKKLANEKCRKASKRVAFYTVECRDSCGEIFVDLQDYKYSKKKLEETIECHLKYPSFEDALSVPWSALHRRMSKLYFAMRVIEKFEEAEGRSAGDVSDADLSSVLKLKKELCTAQSLNESHVPDFCLRYSLSTNLMCLILF, from the exons ATGGACGGTGACGGCGAGGAGTTGACGGCGCAGGAGACCGCTTTGTATGACCGTCAGATTAGGGTTTGGGGAGCAGATGCTCAAAGAAG ATTAAGCAAAGCTCATGTCTTGGTCTATGGAATGAAAGGAACTATTGCTGAG ttttgcaaaaatattgttttggcCGGAGTAGGGAGTCTGACATTAATCGATGATCGACTGGTCACTGAGGAAGCGCTTTCGGTGAACTTTCTAATTCCTCCGGATGAGAATGTGTATAGTGGAAAGACCATTGCTCAGCTTTGTTGTGATTCACTTAAAGACTTCAATCCTATGGTTCGTGTTTTTGTGGAAAAAG GTGATTTGTCAAGTTTTGATGTAGAATTCTTCGGAAagtttgatgttgttgttgtcaGTTGTTCCTCGCGTTCAGCCAAA AAACTAGCCAATGAGAAATGCCGGAAAGCATCAAAACGTGTAGCATTTTATACTGTTGAATGTAGAGATTCTTGTGGTGAAATTTTCGTTGATCTGCAGGACTATAAATATTCAAAG AAAAAATTGGAGGAAACTATAGAATGCCACCTAAAATATCCAAGTTTTGAG GATGCTTTGTCAGTACCTTGGAGTGCACTTCACAGGAGAATGTCAAAGCTGTACTTTGCAATGAGAG TAATAGAGAAGTTTGAAGAGGCTGAAGGACGTAGTGCAGGAGATGTTTCGGATGCAGATCTTTCCAGTGTTCTGAAGCTTAAAAAGGAGCTTTGTACTGCACAA TCTCTTAATGAATCTCATGTGCCTGACTTCTGTTTACGTTACAGTCTCTCAACGAATCTCATGTGCCTGATACTCTTCTAG
- the LOC123915992 gene encoding SUMO-activating enzyme subunit 1A-like isoform X1 — MDGDGEELTAQETALYDRQIRVWGADAQRRLSKAHVLVYGMKGTIAEFCKNIVLAGVGSLTLIDDRLVTEEALSVNFLIPPDENVYSGKTIAQLCCDSLKDFNPMVRVFVEKGDLSSFDVEFFGKFDVVVVSCSSRSAKKLANEKCRKASKRVAFYTVECRDSCGEIFVDLQDYKYSKKKLEETIECHLKYPSFEDALSVPWSALHRRMSKLYFAMRVIEKFEEAEGRSAGDVSDADLSSVLKLKKELCTAQSLNESHVPDTLLERLVADTTEFPPVSAVIGGILGQEVIKAISGKGDPIKNFFYFDASDGKGVIEDISDSNTGK, encoded by the exons ATGGACGGTGACGGCGAGGAGTTGACGGCGCAGGAGACCGCTTTGTATGACCGTCAGATTAGGGTTTGGGGAGCAGATGCTCAAAGAAG ATTAAGCAAAGCTCATGTCTTGGTCTATGGAATGAAAGGAACTATTGCTGAG ttttgcaaaaatattgttttggcCGGAGTAGGGAGTCTGACATTAATCGATGATCGACTGGTCACTGAGGAAGCGCTTTCGGTGAACTTTCTAATTCCTCCGGATGAGAATGTGTATAGTGGAAAGACCATTGCTCAGCTTTGTTGTGATTCACTTAAAGACTTCAATCCTATGGTTCGTGTTTTTGTGGAAAAAG GTGATTTGTCAAGTTTTGATGTAGAATTCTTCGGAAagtttgatgttgttgttgtcaGTTGTTCCTCGCGTTCAGCCAAA AAACTAGCCAATGAGAAATGCCGGAAAGCATCAAAACGTGTAGCATTTTATACTGTTGAATGTAGAGATTCTTGTGGTGAAATTTTCGTTGATCTGCAGGACTATAAATATTCAAAG AAAAAATTGGAGGAAACTATAGAATGCCACCTAAAATATCCAAGTTTTGAG GATGCTTTGTCAGTACCTTGGAGTGCACTTCACAGGAGAATGTCAAAGCTGTACTTTGCAATGAGAG TAATAGAGAAGTTTGAAGAGGCTGAAGGACGTAGTGCAGGAGATGTTTCGGATGCAGATCTTTCCAGTGTTCTGAAGCTTAAAAAGGAGCTTTGTACTGCACAA TCTCTCAACGAATCTCATGTGCCTGATACTCTTCTAGAAAGATTGGTAGCAGATACAACAGAATTTCCTCCGGTTAGTGCTGTTATTGGGGGAATCCTTGGACAG GAGGTTATCAAAGCAATTTCTGGTAAAGGGGACCCCATAAAGAACTTTTTCTATTTTGATGCTTCTGATGGGAAGGGTGTTATAGAAGACATATCTGATTCAAATACTGGAAAGTAA
- the LOC123915994 gene encoding probable WRKY transcription factor 43 has protein sequence MHDLCYSPRFITSKSIMERHEVIFPISSSKDASPIDVKPGNASNIHAKKAELFLKTIRKETSKQKGGKEIMKHRYVFQTRSQIDILDDGFRWRKYGEKSVKNNKFPRSYYKCTYRGCNVKKQIQRHSKEEQIVETTYEGVHIHPVEKSTESFDQILRNFITSNQLYNVTAM, from the exons aTGCATGATTTATGCTATAGTCCTCGTTTTATTACTTCTAAATCAATAATGGAGAGACATGAAGTGATATTTCCTATCTCATCTTCAAAAGATGCTTCTCCTATTGATGTTAAACCCGGTAATGCCTCTAATATTCATGCTAAAAAGGCAGAATTATTTCTGAAAACTATAAGGAAGGAGACATCAAAGCAGAAAGGAGGCAAAGAAATCATGAAGCATAGATATGTATTTCAAACAAGGAGTCAGATTGATATACTAGACGATGGGTTCCGATGGAGAAAGTATGGCGAAAAGTCGgtgaaaaacaacaaatttccTAG AAGTTACTACAAATGCACTTATCGAGGCTGCAATGTAAAGAAACAAATCCAAAGGCATTCCAAAGAGGAGCAGATTGTGGAAACAACGTACGAAGGAGTGCATATTCACCCTGTCGAGAAGTCAACTGAAAGCTTCGACCAGATCTTGAGAAACTTTATTACAAGCAATCAACTATATAATGTAACTGCAATGTAA